In Salvelinus sp. IW2-2015 unplaced genomic scaffold, ASM291031v2 Un_scaffold4281, whole genome shotgun sequence, one genomic interval encodes:
- the wnt4 gene encoding protein Wnt-4a, which translates to MDAVRRGAQLAIDECQFQFRNRRWNCSTLETMPVFGKIVTQGTREAAFVYAISAASVAFAVTRACSSGELEKCGCDRNVHGVSPEGFQWSGCSDNIAYGVAFSQSFIDVRERSKGQSPSKALMNLHNNEAGRKAILSHMRVECKCHGVSGSCEVKTCWKAMPPFRKVGNVIKEKFDGATEVEQRKVGTTKVLVPRNSQFKPHTDEDLVYLEPSPDFCDHDPRTPGMLGTAGRQCNRTSKAIDGCELMCCGRGFQTEEVEVVDRCSCKFHWCCYVKCKQCRKMVEMHTCR; encoded by the exons ATGGATGCTGTGCGGCGTGGAGCACAACTAGCAATAGACGAATGCCAGTTTCAGTTCAGGAACCGTCGATGGAACTGCTCCACGCTGGAAACCATGCCTGTCTTTGGCAAGATTGTCACACAGG GCACTCGGGAGGCAGCCTTTGTGTATGCCATCTCAGCAGCCAGTGTGGCGTTCGCTGTGACCCGGGCCTGCAGCAGCGGAGAGCTGGAGAAATGTGGCTGCGACCGCAACGTCCATGGAGTCAGTCCGGAGG gGTTCCAGTGGTCAGGTTGTAGTGATAACATAGCATACGGAGTGGCCTTCTCTCAGTCCTTCATTGACGTAAGGGAGAGGAGTAAAGGACAGTCCCCCAGCAAAGCACTCATGAACCTACACAACAACGAGGCCGGGAGGAAG GCCATCCTGAGCCACATGCGTGTGGAGTGTAAGTGTCATGGCGTGTCAGGGTCCTGTGAGGTGAAGACCTGCTGGAAGGCCATGCCCCCATTCCGCAAGGTGGGCAACGTCATCAAGGAGAAGTTTGACGGCGCCACAGAGGTGGAGCAGCGCAAGGTGGGCACCACCAAGGTCCTGGTGCCACGGAACTCCCAGTTCAAACCTCACACAGACGAAGACCTGGTCTACCTGGAGCCCAGCCCTGACTTCTGTGACCACGACCCGCGCACACCAGGCATGCTGGGTACAGCGGGGCGGCAGTGTAACCGGACGTCGAAGGCCATCGATGGCTGTGAGCTGATGTGCTGCGGCCGGGGCTTCCAgacagaggaggtggaggtggtggacaggtgcagctgtaagttccactGGTGCTGCTACGTCAAGTGCAAACAGTGCCGCAAGATGGTGGAGATGCACACCTGCCGGTGA